In Silene latifolia isolate original U9 population chromosome X, ASM4854445v1, whole genome shotgun sequence, the following proteins share a genomic window:
- the LOC141619656 gene encoding uncharacterized protein LOC141619656: MNKVGLFGILEAKIKSRNWNKVTNNICSNWAICTNSHLHSGGRIWIIWDPFLFEVDILDVTIQCIHTKVFDKARRKDFYFTVVYGLNSLGDREPLWQSIRSYHLQLNSPWLLCGDFNAIMERNERIGGAEITNAELRPMADAIRDCQLTDMKARGLFTLGITSKGLVHFEEERQRRGNSLKYYNMWSMAKDYKEVVIHGWSRDVQGTPMFRIVSKLKGLKKGLLNLNKDNFEDIENLTNLTELSLKHFQSLLVSDPYNKEWIENERACAQELTEMVKARDQFLKQKAKCDWMKYGDENTAFFHAAIKKRRARNRVFQVKDMRGSLCSDSKVIQQAFEEYYMHLLGTSTPVKPLNRKIVQQGCLSHTRALCYSEC; this comes from the exons ATGAATAAAGTTGGCTTATTTGGAATTTTAGAagcaaaaataaaaagtaggAATTGGAATAAGGTTACTAATAATATTTGTTCTAATTGGGCCATCTGTACTAATTCTCATCTTCATTCTGGAGGTAGAATTTGGATCATTTGGGACCCTTTTTTGTTTGAGGTGGATATATTGGATGTCACTATCCAGTGTATTCACACAAAAGTGTTTGATAAAGCTAGGAGGAAGGATTTCTACTTTACTGTGGTTTATGGTTTGAACTCTCTGGGGGACAGAGAGCCTCTGTGGCAAAGTATTAGATCTTACCATCTGCAACTTAATTCTCCTTGGCTCTTGTGTGGTGATTTCAATGCCATCATGGAGAGAAATGAGAGGATAGGGGGTGCTGAGATCACAAATGCTGAACTTAGACCTATGGCTGATGCTATAAGGGACTGCCAGTTGACTGATATGAAGGCTAGGGGGCTTTTTAcacttggaataacaagcaagG GTCTGGTTCACTTTGAGGAAGAGAGGCAAAGGAGGGGTAACTCTTTAAAGTATTATAATATGTGGTCTATGGCCAAGGATTACAAGGAGGTGGTGATTCATGGTTGGAGCAGGGATGTGCAGGGCACACCCATGTTTAGAATTGTTAGTAAATTAAAAGGATTGAAGAAGGGATTGCTGAATCTTAATAAGGATAATTTTGAGGATATTGAAAATCTAACAAATTTGACTGAATTATCCCTGAAGCATTTTCAGTCACTCCTTGTTTCTGATCCCTATAACAAGGAGTGGATTGAGAATGAGAGAGCTTGTGCTCAAGAGCTTACTGAAATGGTTAAAGCTAGAGATCAGTTCTTGAAACAAAAGGCTAAATGTGATTGGATGAAGTATGGGGATGAGAATACTGCCTTTTTTCATGCTGCCATCAAGAAGAGAAGGGCAAGGAATAGGGTGTTTCAGGTTAAGGATATGAGGGGAAGCCTTTGTTCTGATTCAAAGGTGATTCAACAGGCCTTTGAGGAGTATTATATGCACCTGCTGGGGACCTCTACTCCTGTCAAACCACTTAATAGAAAGATTGTTCAGCAGGGGTGCTTGTCTCACACAAGAGCATTGTGCTATTCTGAATGCTGA